The Bacteroidota bacterium region GATGAATTAGCAGATGCACCGCACTTAGATACCGTGTTCGATAAGTTTGATTGTGTGGGAGAATTAATTTAAACAATAGCAATAATTACAACCATACACATGCGTACTATTTTCAAGCACCTGTTTCTTTTATCAATGTTTATTGCTTTTGTTGGTGCAAACAAAGCACAGGAAATAAAAGTAATTACCTACAATATCCGTTATAACAATCCTGCCGATGGGGAAAACAGTTGGCCTAATAGAAAAACAAGCGTAGAAAGCATATTTAAGCAATATCAGGCCGATATATATTGTTTGCAAGAAGTATTGCATAGCCAATTAATAGATTTACAAACCATGCTCACTGATTACAGTTGGGTAGGTGTGGGGCGCGATGATGGAAAAGAAGCAGGGGAACATTCCCCCATATTTTATAAAACAAATAAATACCAGTTAATCAATTCAGGTACATTTTGGTTATCGCCAACACCTGCTATAGCAGGTAGCAAAGGTTGGGATGCAGCGCTACCACGTATTTGTACCTGGGCACAACTAAAGGATATAAGTAACGGAAAAGTATTTGTTGTATTCAATACCCATTTCGACCATCAGAGTAAAAAGGCCCGACAGGAAAGCGTTAGGCTTATTCTGACAACAACACGTACCTTAGCCGATTCATTACCCATATTATTTGCCGGAGATTTAAACAGCGAGCCCAATAGCAGGGTTTATAAAATGATTCTGTGCAATAAAAAATATGGCTTTATTGATAGTTACCAAAAACAAGCGGGACATTGCACTTTTACCAGCTTTAACGTAAACGGTTCCATTTGTAAACGCCTCGATTTTATTTTTTACAACAAGCATTTCAGTTTAACCC contains the following coding sequences:
- a CDS encoding endonuclease/exonuclease/phosphatase family protein, whose protein sequence is MRTIFKHLFLLSMFIAFVGANKAQEIKVITYNIRYNNPADGENSWPNRKTSVESIFKQYQADIYCLQEVLHSQLIDLQTMLTDYSWVGVGRDDGKEAGEHSPIFYKTNKYQLINSGTFWLSPTPAIAGSKGWDAALPRICTWAQLKDISNGKVFVVFNTHFDHQSKKARQESVRLILTTTRTLADSLPILFAGDLNSEPNSRVYKMILCNKKYGFIDSYQKQAGHCTFTSFNVNGSICKRLDFIFYNKHFSLTQYQIIKNQRGMYYPSDHLPVMAILHLQ